A DNA window from Suncus etruscus isolate mSunEtr1 chromosome 8, mSunEtr1.pri.cur, whole genome shotgun sequence contains the following coding sequences:
- the VSIG2 gene encoding V-set and immunoglobulin domain-containing protein 2 gives MNASAWEGKVGRRAEDKKEVLEGVSSPCSPRPDSSGTEPCQLPDPSTQTEHGPAFWLLPLRGPAGCGTPEWWFEERSQGLADTTSAGPCPPAPGLAVEVTVPPEPLSAPLGGTAELGCTYRTSVGDNFALEWSFVPPGRPLSETQPILYFTNGRLYPTGSKGKRASLLQSPPTRGVATLKLSSVQPSDTGTFLCHVNNPPDFDTNGLGMINLTVLVPPSRPSCRRTGDISVGGAAALMCSSSEGAPKPVYNWIRLGSAPASPQGSMVQDEVSGQLILSNLSLASSGTYRCVATNQLGSASCELALSVTDPSTGGRVAGAVIGVLLVVLFLSITVFCLIRVQKERRKRPQETYVGSDLREDAVAPGISEPAPAKPDPSSGLLERRLSTSTLTSTKSKLAMVV, from the exons ATGAATGCAAGTGCCTGGGAAGGGAAGGTGGGGAGGAGAGCTGAGGACAAGAAGGAGGTTCTGGAAGGGGTCAGCTCACCCTGCTCCCCAAGGCCTGACAGTTCCGGGACAG AACCTTGCCAGCTCCCAGACCCCTCAACACAGACGGAGCATGGCCCGGCCTTCTGGCTCCTTCCTCTCAGGGGTCCTGCTGGTTGTGGCACGCCTGAGTG GTGGTTTGAGGAAAGAAGCCAAGGGTTGGCCGACACCACGTCAGCTGGCCCCTGTCCCCCAGCTCCGGGGCTGGCCGTGGAGGTGACGGTGCCCCCTGAGCCCCTGAGTGCACCACTGGGTGGGACAGCAGAGCTGGGCTGCACCTACCGCACGTCGGTTGGGGACAACTTTGCCCTGGAGTGGAGCTTCGTGCCGCCTGGGAGACCGCTCTCCGAAACCCAGCCT ATCTTATACTTCACCAATGGCCGCCTGTATCCAACTGGTTCTAAGGGAAAACGGGCCAGCCTGCTGCAGAGCCCTCCCACGCGGGGGGTGGCCACCCTGAAACTGAGCAGCGTCCAGCCCTCAGACACTGGGACCTTCCTGTGCCATGTTAACAACCCGCCTGACTTTGACACCAACGGCCTGGGGATGATCAACCTCACTGTGCTAG TGCCCCCCAGTAGACCCTCGTGCAGACGAACTGGTGACATCTCCGTGGGAGGAGCTGCGGCGCTGATGTGCAGCTCTTCCGAGGGCGCCCCCAAGCCAGTTTATAACTGGATTCGCTTGGGGTCTGCCCCTGCATCTCCCCAGGGCAGCATGGTGCAAG ATGAGGTGTCCGGCCAGCTCATCCTTTCCAACCTCTCCCTGGCCTCCTCGGGGACATACCGCTGTGTGGCCACCAACCAGTTGGGCAGCGCATCCTGCGAGCTGGCTCTCTCCGTGACCG ATCCCTCCACAGGAGGCCGGGTGGCTGGAGCAGTGATCGGGGTGCTCCTGGTTGTGCTGTTTCTGTCCATCACTGTGTTCTGCCTGATACGGGttcagaaggaaagaaggaagcggCCCCAGGAGACATACGTGGGCAGTGACCTGAG GGAAGACGCTGTGGCCCCTGGGATTTCTGAGCCCGCTCCTGCCAAACCGGACCCCAGCAGTGGCCTCCTGGAGAGACGCCTCTCCACCAGCACTCTGACATCCACCAAGTCCAAGCTCGCCATGGTGGTCTGA
- the NRGN gene encoding neurogranin codes for MDCCTESACSKPDDDILDIPLDDPGANAAAAKIQASFRGHMARKKIKSGERGRKGPGPGGPGGAGGARGGAGGGPSGD; via the coding sequence GAGAGCGCCTGCTCCAAGCCGGATGACGACATCCTGGACATCCCCCTGGATGACCCCGGGGCCAACGCGGCCGCTGCCAAGATCCAGGCTAGTTTTCGGGGCCATATGGCGAGGAAGAAGATCAAGAGTGGGGAGCGTGGACGGAAAGGCCCAGGGCCCGGGGGGCCAGGTGGAGCCGGGGGCGCCCGAGGAGGCGCAGGCGGTGGCCCCAGCGGAGACTAG